Proteins encoded by one window of Papio anubis isolate 15944 chromosome 7, Panubis1.0, whole genome shotgun sequence:
- the IFI27L2 gene encoding interferon alpha-inducible protein 27-like protein 2 isoform X1: MGRDGSGIGEVFLDLGDKLCSYSSSSVIKPYGTLKHVCELRREVEGVSTFPRCQLHRVFTILRERGFLGTHRHGSSEKLKVSPRSVVQPGQASRESGLRPGERGVAAGRSLRLSGAARVGVSLLGGGGSNTPTTLSFPGPSCDLETASA, encoded by the exons ATGGGACGAGATGGAAGCGGGATTGGGGAGGTTTTTTTGGACCTTGGGGACAAGTTATGTTCGTACTCCAGCTCGTCAGTCA TAAAGCCCTATGGGACGCTGAAGCATGTCTGTGAGCTGAGGAGGGAAGTAGAAGGCGTGTCCACCTTTCCTCGCTGCCAGTTACACAGAGTGTTCACCATCCTCCGTGAACGTGGATTTCTGGGGACCCACAGGCATGGGAGTTCAGAGAAGCTCAAAGTGAGTCCAAG ATCCGTCGTCCAGCCGGGGCAGGCGAGCCGGGAGTCCGGACTGCGCCCGGGCGAGCGGGGTGTGGCAGCGGGGCGGAGTCTGCGTCTCTCTGGGGCTGCCAGAGTGGGCGTGTCCCTATTGGGTGGAGGCGGAAGTAACACACCAACAACGCTGTCATTTCCTGGGCCGAGTTGTGACCTGGAGACGGCCTCAGCATGA
- the IFI27L2 gene encoding interferon alpha-inducible protein 27-like protein 2 isoform X3, with protein sequence MMKQAAAAAVGGALAVGAVPVVLSAMGFTGAGIAASSIAAKMMSAAAIANGGGVSAGSLVAILQSVGAAGLSTSSNILLASVGSVLGAYLGKSPSSLPAEPEAEGNEATENVPQGEPPKPPLKSEKHEE encoded by the exons ATGATGA AACAGGCAGCTGCTGCTGCAGTGGGAGGAG CCCTGGCAGTGGGGGCTGTGCCCGTGGTGCTCAGTGCCATGGGCTTCACTGGGGCAGGCATCGCCGCATCCTCCATAGCAGCCAAGATGATGTCCGCAGCAGCCATCGCCAACGGCGGTGGGGTTTCTGCGGGGAGCCTGGTGGCTATTCTGCAGTCTGTGG GGGCAGCTGGACTCTCCACATCATCCAACATCCTCCTGGCCTCTGTTGGGTCAGTGTTGGGGGCCTACTTGGGGAAGTCACCTTCTTCTCTCCCAGCTGAACCCGAGGCTGAAGGAAATGAGGCAACAGAAAATGTACCCCAAGGTGAACCTCCAAAACCTCCACTCAAGTCAGAGAAACATGAGGAATAA
- the IFI27L2 gene encoding interferon alpha-inducible protein 27-like protein 2 isoform X2, with protein MWNKHRRKISFERGFAALAVGAVPVVLSAMGFTGAGIAASSIAAKMMSAAAIANGGGVSAGSLVAILQSVGAAGLSTSSNILLASVGSVLGAYLGKSPSSLPAEPEAEGNEATENVPQGEPPKPPLKSEKHEE; from the exons ATGTGGAATAAGCATAGGAGGAAGATTTCATTTGAAAGAGGGTTTGCAG CCCTGGCAGTGGGGGCTGTGCCCGTGGTGCTCAGTGCCATGGGCTTCACTGGGGCAGGCATCGCCGCATCCTCCATAGCAGCCAAGATGATGTCCGCAGCAGCCATCGCCAACGGCGGTGGGGTTTCTGCGGGGAGCCTGGTGGCTATTCTGCAGTCTGTGG GGGCAGCTGGACTCTCCACATCATCCAACATCCTCCTGGCCTCTGTTGGGTCAGTGTTGGGGGCCTACTTGGGGAAGTCACCTTCTTCTCTCCCAGCTGAACCCGAGGCTGAAGGAAATGAGGCAACAGAAAATGTACCCCAAGGTGAACCTCCAAAACCTCCACTCAAGTCAGAGAAACATGAGGAATAA